In Lysobacter lycopersici, a genomic segment contains:
- a CDS encoding glutathione S-transferase family protein produces the protein MDVLYYAPGAASFLVHWLLIEVDAPYELRLVDTAAKQQKSPEYLALNPNGVVPTLVVDGKPRYEAAALAILLVDRHPQAKLAPAFDAPGRADYMQWMFNLANMVQPLFRQWWYPGEPAGEENADALRAHCAPRIEAQWQRIDDHLAANGPYLLGNAPTAADFYLAMLMRWSRNMPKPATEWPHLAALAKSMKARPSFARLYAEEGLEEWA, from the coding sequence ATGGACGTCTTGTACTACGCGCCCGGCGCGGCGAGTTTCCTCGTGCACTGGCTGCTGATCGAAGTCGACGCGCCCTACGAACTGCGCCTGGTCGATACCGCCGCGAAGCAGCAGAAGTCGCCCGAATACCTCGCCCTGAACCCGAACGGCGTGGTGCCCACGCTGGTCGTCGACGGCAAGCCCCGGTACGAAGCCGCGGCATTGGCAATCCTGCTGGTGGATCGCCATCCGCAGGCGAAGCTCGCGCCGGCCTTCGATGCGCCGGGCCGCGCCGACTACATGCAGTGGATGTTCAACCTCGCGAACATGGTGCAGCCGCTGTTCCGGCAATGGTGGTATCCCGGCGAACCCGCGGGCGAAGAAAACGCCGATGCATTGCGCGCGCATTGCGCGCCGCGGATCGAGGCGCAATGGCAGCGCATCGACGACCACCTCGCGGCCAACGGGCCGTATCTGCTGGGCAATGCGCCGACAGCCGCCGATTTCTACCTGGCCATGTTGATGCGCTGGTCGCGCAACATGCCGAAACCGGCGACGGAATGGCCGCATCTCGCCGCATTGGCGAAATCGATGAAGGCACGGCCATCGTTCGCACGGCTGTACGCGGAAGAAGGGTTGGAGGAATGGGCGTGA
- a CDS encoding M14 family metallopeptidase — MTRTLLAAALLACSAAAWAAGSPDLSTISERSGFQRTGRYDEAIALCEAFQRRYPDAVRCETFGTTPEGRPMKLLVVSRSGALDAETAKAKGLPVLLVQGGIHAGEIDGKDAGFLALRQMLDGETAKGALDKLVLLFVPVFNVDGHENFRAWNRPNQRGPEEMGFRTTAQRYNLNRDYVKADAPEMQAMLKLVDAWDPAVEVDLHVTDGAQFRHDVSITGEPVNSGDEALRATGRAVRDGLVATLKTQGSLPLAFYPSFVEYDNPASGFADGVAPPRFSNGYFQLRNRVGILVETHSWKDYPTRVRITRNAIVDLVDMAAKDGTQWLAAEHAADLRSAQLGGKPVALDFKATDKARTIDFLGYAYTRTPSDISGALMTRYDESKPEVWKVPLRDEVVPALTVTAPHGGYLVPAAWAELVEPKLQLHGIEYRKLDAPLQAVAVENFRVDRPKFDAVSFEGHQRATLDGTWSQATRDLGAGALFVPIAQPEARLAMALLEPQAPDSLAAWGETNNAFEQKEYMEDYVAEDVARKLLAGDPALKAEFEKKLRDDPAFAKDSAARLDFFYRRSPSWDAGYGLYPVLRTDATP, encoded by the coding sequence ATGACCCGCACCCTGCTTGCCGCCGCCCTGCTCGCCTGCTCCGCTGCCGCATGGGCGGCCGGATCGCCGGATCTCTCGACGATCTCCGAACGCTCCGGCTTCCAGCGCACCGGCCGCTACGACGAAGCGATCGCGCTGTGCGAGGCGTTCCAGCGGCGCTATCCCGACGCGGTGCGCTGCGAAACCTTCGGCACCACGCCCGAAGGCAGGCCGATGAAACTGCTGGTGGTCTCGCGCAGCGGCGCGCTGGACGCGGAAACCGCGAAGGCGAAGGGCTTGCCGGTGCTGCTGGTACAGGGCGGCATCCACGCCGGCGAGATCGATGGGAAGGATGCCGGCTTCCTCGCCCTGCGACAGATGCTCGACGGCGAAACCGCGAAGGGCGCGCTGGACAAGCTCGTGCTGCTGTTCGTGCCGGTGTTCAACGTCGATGGCCACGAGAACTTCCGCGCATGGAACCGCCCCAACCAGCGCGGCCCCGAGGAAATGGGTTTCCGCACCACCGCACAGCGCTACAACCTCAACCGCGATTACGTGAAAGCCGATGCGCCGGAGATGCAGGCCATGCTGAAGCTGGTCGACGCTTGGGACCCGGCGGTGGAAGTGGACCTGCACGTCACCGACGGCGCCCAGTTCAGGCACGACGTGTCGATCACCGGCGAGCCGGTCAATTCCGGCGACGAAGCGCTGCGCGCGACCGGGCGCGCGGTGCGCGACGGACTGGTCGCGACGCTGAAGACGCAGGGCTCGCTGCCGCTGGCGTTCTATCCCTCGTTCGTCGAATACGACAACCCGGCTTCGGGCTTCGCCGACGGCGTCGCCCCACCGCGTTTCTCGAACGGTTATTTCCAGCTGCGCAACCGCGTCGGCATCCTGGTGGAAACGCATTCATGGAAGGATTACCCGACCCGCGTGCGCATCACCCGCAACGCCATCGTCGACCTCGTGGACATGGCCGCGAAAGACGGCACGCAATGGCTCGCCGCCGAACACGCCGCCGACCTGCGTTCGGCGCAACTCGGCGGCAAGCCGGTCGCGCTCGACTTCAAGGCCACCGACAAGGCCCGCACTATCGATTTCCTCGGTTACGCCTACACGCGCACGCCGTCCGACATCTCCGGCGCATTGATGACGCGCTACGACGAATCGAAGCCGGAGGTGTGGAAGGTCCCACTGCGCGACGAAGTCGTTCCCGCGCTGACCGTCACCGCACCGCACGGCGGCTACCTCGTGCCCGCGGCCTGGGCGGAGCTGGTGGAACCGAAACTGCAATTGCACGGCATCGAGTACCGCAAGCTGGATGCGCCGCTGCAGGCGGTCGCGGTCGAAAACTTCCGCGTCGACCGACCGAAGTTCGATGCTGTGTCCTTCGAGGGCCACCAGCGCGCGACGCTGGACGGCACATGGTCGCAAGCGACGCGCGACCTCGGCGCCGGCGCGCTGTTCGTACCGATCGCGCAGCCGGAAGCGCGGCTGGCGATGGCCTTGCTGGAACCGCAGGCGCCAGATTCGCTCGCGGCCTGGGGCGAGACGAACAATGCCTTCGAGCAGAAGGAGTACATGGAGGACTACGTCGCCGAGGACGTGGCGCGCAAGCTGCTCGCCGGCGATCCGGCGCTGAAGGCGGAGTTCGAGAAGAAGCTCCGGGACGATCCCGCGTTCGCGAAGGACTCAGCCGCGCGGCTGGATTTCTTCTATCGCCGCAGCCCCTCGTGGGATGCGGGTTACGGGTTGTATCCGGTGCTGCGTACCGACGCGACTCCGTAA
- a CDS encoding DUF1223 domain-containing protein: MRAGFAFAVLSCAAFDAQAACEARSGANVVPLVELYTSEGCSSCPPADRWLSKLALADAGEANFLAFHVDYWDEIGWHDRFGSPAYSQRQRQRVAAAEGGDTVYTPQVMVGSNVRVAWSEPKKFSTALSSATGQAKASIALRLDPTPVGRWRATVAERNVGVATPGIRLWLAQYLDGQTTEVRAGENKDATLHHDHAVTRLWGPWSLEDAKNRTQQVAFEAPSSPWGLVAFVQDPRGQTLQTLELPVSRCKAGK; encoded by the coding sequence ATGCGCGCGGGATTCGCATTCGCGGTGCTGTCGTGCGCCGCTTTCGATGCGCAAGCCGCATGCGAGGCGCGGAGCGGCGCGAATGTCGTCCCGCTGGTGGAGCTGTACACGTCCGAAGGCTGCAGCAGTTGCCCGCCGGCGGATCGCTGGCTGTCGAAGCTGGCGCTGGCCGATGCCGGCGAGGCGAATTTCCTCGCCTTCCACGTCGATTACTGGGACGAAATCGGCTGGCATGACCGTTTCGGTTCCCCGGCGTATAGCCAACGCCAGCGACAGCGGGTCGCGGCGGCGGAAGGCGGCGATACCGTCTACACGCCGCAGGTGATGGTGGGTTCCAATGTGCGCGTGGCCTGGAGCGAGCCGAAGAAGTTTTCGACGGCCCTTTCGTCGGCCACGGGACAGGCAAAGGCATCCATCGCATTGCGCCTGGATCCGACGCCGGTCGGTCGGTGGAGGGCGACGGTGGCGGAAAGGAATGTCGGCGTCGCTACGCCAGGCATTCGACTATGGCTGGCGCAATACCTCGATGGGCAAACGACCGAAGTACGGGCGGGCGAGAACAAGGACGCGACGCTGCACCACGATCATGCAGTGACCAGGCTCTGGGGGCCGTGGTCGCTCGAGGACGCAAAAAACCGAACGCAGCAGGTCGCTTTCGAGGCACCGTCGTCGCCGTGGGGCCTGGTCGCCTTCGTGCAGGATCCACGCGGGCAAACGTTGCAGACGCTGGAACTGCCGGTGTCGCGTTGCAAGGCCGGCAAGTGA
- a CDS encoding POT-type proton-dependent oligopeptide transporter: protein MGVSRAAAARLPRQIPFIIGNEACERFSFYGMRNILVQFLVSSVILAYVPEAERQSVAKDVFHSFVIGVYFFPLLGGWLSDRFFGKYDTVLWFSLVYCAGHACLALFEGNRTGFYTGLFLIALGSGGIKPLVVSFVGDQFTTANRHLAKVVFDAFYWTINFGSFFASLLMPLFLRNFGAAVAFGIPGVLMFVATLVFWLGRGKYVRVPPSHGEDPDSFFSVARTALATQAAGQGRPGLLVAGAGVVLAIAMLLCWALHAWFGISLPFWPDDFHFVISACLALGALIAFGGIGVSMQLERARGRHPDAAVDSVRAVLRVLIVFALTTPFWSLFDQKASTWVIQGKAMAVPHEAWWWPGFLVKEAGQMQALNPLLIMLLIPFNNLVLYPSLRRLGYEPTPLRRMGWGIAFAGIAWVVAGLIQLKIDSGASTSLAWQAWPYLLLTFGEVLVSATALEFAYSQATQSMKGVIMAFWYLTSTFGSLWVLLTNVAVRNEAVTARIAATGYGENAFLMFFFALFAFVAALAFAAYARTYPMQDNYRAA from the coding sequence ATGGGCGTGAGCCGAGCCGCCGCCGCGCGCCTGCCGCGGCAAATCCCCTTCATCATCGGCAACGAGGCCTGCGAGCGATTCAGCTTCTACGGGATGCGCAACATCCTGGTGCAGTTCCTGGTCAGCAGCGTGATCCTGGCCTACGTCCCCGAGGCCGAACGCCAGTCGGTGGCCAAGGACGTGTTCCACAGCTTCGTGATCGGCGTGTACTTCTTCCCGCTGCTCGGTGGCTGGCTGTCCGACCGATTCTTCGGCAAGTACGACACGGTGTTGTGGTTCTCGCTGGTGTATTGCGCCGGCCATGCCTGCCTGGCGCTGTTCGAAGGCAACCGCACGGGTTTCTACACCGGCCTGTTCCTGATCGCGCTCGGGTCGGGCGGAATCAAGCCGCTGGTGGTGAGTTTCGTCGGCGACCAGTTCACCACCGCCAACAGGCACCTGGCGAAAGTGGTGTTCGACGCGTTCTACTGGACGATCAACTTCGGCAGCTTCTTCGCCTCGCTGCTGATGCCGTTGTTCCTGCGCAACTTCGGCGCGGCGGTGGCGTTCGGCATCCCCGGCGTGCTGATGTTCGTCGCGACGCTGGTCTTCTGGCTCGGTCGCGGGAAATACGTGCGCGTGCCGCCGAGCCACGGCGAGGATCCGGATTCGTTCTTCAGTGTCGCGCGCACCGCGCTCGCCACGCAGGCCGCGGGGCAGGGCAGGCCGGGGTTGCTGGTCGCGGGCGCAGGCGTCGTGCTCGCCATCGCGATGCTGCTGTGCTGGGCGCTGCACGCGTGGTTCGGCATCAGTCTGCCGTTCTGGCCCGACGATTTCCATTTCGTGATCAGCGCCTGCCTGGCGCTGGGCGCGCTGATCGCGTTCGGCGGCATCGGCGTGTCGATGCAGTTGGAACGCGCCCGCGGCCGCCATCCCGATGCCGCGGTGGATAGCGTGCGGGCGGTACTGCGCGTCCTGATCGTGTTCGCGCTGACCACGCCGTTCTGGTCGCTGTTCGACCAGAAGGCCAGCACCTGGGTGATCCAGGGCAAGGCGATGGCAGTGCCGCACGAAGCCTGGTGGTGGCCGGGTTTCCTGGTGAAGGAAGCCGGGCAGATGCAGGCATTGAACCCGCTGCTGATCATGCTGCTGATCCCGTTCAACAACCTGGTGCTGTATCCGTCCCTGCGCAGACTGGGCTACGAGCCGACGCCGTTGCGACGGATGGGTTGGGGCATCGCGTTCGCCGGCATCGCCTGGGTCGTCGCGGGATTGATCCAGCTGAAGATCGATAGCGGGGCCTCGACCTCGCTGGCATGGCAGGCATGGCCATACCTGTTGCTCACTTTCGGCGAAGTGCTGGTGTCGGCGACCGCGCTGGAATTCGCCTACAGCCAGGCCACGCAGTCGATGAAGGGCGTGATCATGGCGTTCTGGTACCTGACCAGCACCTTCGGCAGCCTGTGGGTATTGCTGACGAACGTAGCCGTGCGCAACGAGGCCGTCACCGCGCGCATTGCCGCCACTGGTTATGGCGAGAACGCGTTCCTGATGTTCTTCTTCGCGCTGTTCGCCTTCGTCGCCGCGCTGGCGTTCGCCGCGTACGCGCGCACCTATCCGATGCAGGACAACTACCGGGCGGCCTGA
- a CDS encoding YdeI/OmpD-associated family protein — translation MSSHDPRVDAYIAKAADFARPILAEIRARVHAACLEVEETIKWGMPSFVHAGGILCGMAAFKRHVSFGYWKHALVMGEAERDGMGSYGKMAALQDLPPKATMRADLKKAMRLNEEGVKPERRKAVPKPPPETPLDLAAALLENKAARASFDAFPPGCKREYIEWIVEAKREETRVKRLAQAVEWMAEGKRRNWKYERC, via the coding sequence ATGTCGAGCCACGATCCCCGCGTCGATGCCTACATCGCCAAGGCCGCCGATTTCGCCCGGCCGATCCTCGCCGAAATCCGTGCACGCGTGCACGCGGCCTGCCTCGAGGTCGAGGAAACGATCAAGTGGGGCATGCCCAGCTTCGTCCATGCCGGCGGCATCCTGTGCGGGATGGCGGCGTTCAAGCGGCACGTGTCGTTCGGCTACTGGAAGCATGCGCTGGTGATGGGCGAAGCCGAACGCGACGGCATGGGCAGCTACGGCAAGATGGCCGCATTGCAGGACCTGCCGCCCAAGGCGACGATGCGCGCCGACCTGAAGAAGGCGATGCGCTTGAACGAGGAGGGCGTGAAGCCGGAACGGCGCAAGGCCGTGCCGAAACCGCCCCCGGAAACGCCGCTCGACCTCGCGGCGGCGTTGCTGGAGAACAAGGCGGCCAGGGCGAGCTTCGATGCGTTCCCGCCGGGCTGCAAGCGCGAATACATCGAATGGATCGTCGAGGCCAAGCGCGAGGAAACGCGCGTGAAGCGGCTGGCGCAGGCGGTCGAATGGATGGCCGAGGGTAAGCGCCGCAACTGGAAGTACGAGCGATGCTGA